One part of the Xanthocytophaga agilis genome encodes these proteins:
- a CDS encoding phage tail tape measure protein, which produces MESAVKILNGQLKKLPQGTEEFIKKSEELKSVRQRLKDVKDDVYALDKASKDVAVTSEQVTKSSGSSWSSLGSIIAGGIVAAIGMAVMAVINFGKEAYELAKTYSDSFADIRKSTGMTADEVQALNDRIGDLDTRTSQLDLLEIAKVGGQIGIAAKEMDGFVESTDKAVVALGDEFSGGAEEVAGKLGTLKSLFQETKDLDAGTAINKIGSALNELGATGSAKAPVVADFASRIGQLGNLAPEIGQTLGLGAAFQELGLSAEISAGGLSNILLTASKSTDKFSQHLGMTEQAFKDLINTDPNEVIFSDLYPRPDI; this is translated from the coding sequence ATGGAGTCTGCTGTAAAAATCCTGAATGGACAACTAAAGAAACTCCCACAAGGTACAGAAGAATTTATTAAAAAGAGTGAGGAACTTAAATCTGTACGGCAAAGGCTCAAAGATGTTAAGGACGATGTGTACGCATTGGATAAAGCCTCGAAAGATGTAGCTGTTACTTCAGAACAGGTAACTAAAAGTTCCGGTTCCTCCTGGAGTTCATTGGGTAGCATCATTGCCGGGGGTATTGTGGCTGCCATTGGAATGGCTGTCATGGCTGTGATCAATTTCGGTAAAGAAGCTTACGAGCTGGCAAAAACCTATTCTGATTCCTTTGCTGACATACGGAAAAGCACAGGAATGACAGCAGATGAAGTACAGGCGTTGAATGATCGGATTGGTGATCTGGATACCCGGACCTCACAACTAGATCTGTTGGAAATTGCCAAAGTAGGAGGGCAGATAGGTATTGCAGCAAAAGAGATGGACGGGTTTGTAGAGTCGACGGATAAAGCAGTGGTTGCACTGGGAGATGAATTTTCGGGCGGGGCTGAAGAAGTAGCGGGTAAACTGGGAACGCTGAAATCCTTGTTTCAGGAAACCAAAGATCTGGATGCGGGTACTGCTATTAACAAAATAGGTTCTGCGCTAAATGAACTGGGAGCCACCGGATCTGCTAAAGCTCCTGTGGTGGCTGACTTTGCTTCACGTATTGGACAACTTGGAAATTTGGCTCCTGAGATTGGGCAAACGTTGGGTCTGGGTGCTGCTTTTCAGGAATTGGGTTTGTCTGCCGAAATTTCAGCTGGTGGGTTATCAAACATCTTATTAACAGCCTCCAAGTCTACTGATAAATTTTCTCAACACCTGGGAATGACTGAGCAGGCTTTTAAGGATTTGATTAACACTGATCCTAATGAAGTAATTTTTTCAGATCTGTATCCCAGACCTGATATTTGA